The sequence CCGGCACATGTCGCAGCACGGCGGCGGATCGATCATCAACCTGACCTCGATCGGCGGTATCCAGGCCGGCGGCGGTGTCATGACTTACCGGGCGTCCAAAGCCGCCGTCATCCAGTTCACCAAATCCGCGGCAATCGAGTTGGCCCACTACGAAATCCGTGTCAACGCCATCGCGCCGGGAAACATCCGCACCGCGATCGTGCGCAAGTCGGCCACAGGGGAGGACCTGCAGAAGCTCGAGCAGTTCGAGGCCGCGATCCGCGAGCAGATGCGCAACGACCGCCCGCTCAAGCGTGAAGGCACGATAGAGGACGTCGCCGAAGCGGCACTCTACTTCGCCACGGACCGATCGCGCTACGTCACCGGGACCGTGCTCCCGATCGACGGCGGCACCGTCGCGGGGAAAGCCATCGTGCGCAAACCGAAATCCGAAAAACCGAACTAGCCGAGCCGAGCATCGGCACGGTCGGTGTGCTCTCGAACCAGCCGCGGGAACCTGGCGCGATCCGGCCGGAAGATGTCATGCGGCGAGTCATCGAACTCGACGAGCCGTGCGTCCGGGAACTCTCGCCGATAGCGGGCCCACTGCGCGTCGGTGACCAGAAAGCGTTCACCGCTGCGCACCGCCAGCAGCGGAACATGCAGCCGGGCAAGCTCTTTCCAGAACGAGCGCGCACGGGCGGACCGAAACGTCCTCATCGCGGCCTGGCAGTCGAGGCGCTCCCGAACAGGAGTTCCGCGCCAACGTCCGTCGAGCAGGCGACGTGGCGCGCCATCCGGCAGCAGTCGTTCCTCGGGGATGTAGTCACCGATCGCAAGCGAGCGGACCCGCGCGGAATTGCGCAATGCCCAGTCCACCCCGTACGACGTGCCCCGCGAGAACGTCATCAGGTGTACGGGCCCGCGCGTCACCGCATCGACCACCGCCCCCACATCGGAGCTCAACGCGGCCAGGTCGTACCCGTCGGCCGGCGCGTCGCTGCGGCCGTGACCGCGAAGCTCAGCGACCACGGTCCGGCGGCCGAAGAGCGGCAGCACCTCGGCGTAATCCTCGGCGACGCAGGTCATTCCGGGCACGAACACGATCGGTGCGGCCCCGTCGTCACCACCCGAGTCAAGAAAGTGCAGGCGGACGTCGCCGTTGTCGGTGAAGCGGGATACCACCACGAGAACCGCACTCTAAGCGCTCGCCCTGGGTCTCGCACAGCGCAGCCGTCGCCATTGTGCGCATTCATACGCATCAACCGGTGCGTCGGGTACGAAACGGCACAGTCGCGGCGCGATCCGCAGGCATTTAAATCAATCGCTTGACTTAACGACGGCGTCGGGGTTGACTTGGTGACCGTGACCACAGCCCGCAGTGTTCGCGCCGAACGCGCCAGCGGCACGCGCGAGGCGATCCTGGCCGCGGCCGAACGGCTGTTCGCCGAGCACGGTGTGTACGCCGTGTCGAACCGCCAGGTCAGCGAGGCCGCCGGGCAGGGCAACAACGCCGCGGTCGGCTACCACTTCGGCACCAAGCTCGACCTGGTGCGGGCGATCGAGCAGAAACACCGCGTGTCGATCGAGCAGCTGCTCGAGCGGATGGTCGCCGAGACCGCGGACTCCACCGAGCTGCGCGACTGGATCGCCTGCCTGGTGTGCTCGCTCACCGAGCACCTCGACCAGCTGGGCAATCCCACGTGGTACGCGCGGTTCGCGGCGCAGGCCCTGGCCGACCCGGCCTACCAGAAGATCGTCGTGAAGGACGCGCTCGCATCGCCTGCGCTGCAGCGGGTGGTCGACGGCATCACCCGATGCCTGCCCAACCTGCCGATGGCCGTGGTCACCGAACGAAACATCATGGTGCGCAACCTGATGATGCACACCTGCGCGGACTTCGAGCGGGCGTTCGCCGAGGGTGCCGACATGTCGCGGACGAATTGGAGCTCGGTGGCGTCGGGCCTGATCGACGCGATCGTCGGGCTGTGGCGTGCGCCCATCACCGGGCGGGTCTGACATGAAGATCGTCGTCGACCAAGACAAGTGTGTGTCCTCCGGGCAGTGCGTGCTCAACGCCGCCGACGTCTTCGACCAGCGTGACGAAGACGGCGTCGTCGTGCTGCTTGACGCCAATCCCGTTGGCGGTCACGCCGAGAGCGTCCGCAAGGCCGCGGCCGCCTGTCCTGCACTAGCGATCCGAATCGAGGAGTGACGAGAGAGGCTTATGTCCGACACGTTGACCACAGGCGCGGCCGAAACGGCAGCCGACATCCCCGAGTACCCGATGGAGCGAGACGCGCGGTGCCC comes from Mycolicibacterium pulveris and encodes:
- a CDS encoding SDR family NAD(P)-dependent oxidoreductase, producing MTGELQGKVAVVTGGASGLGEGLARRFVAEGAKVLIGDIDREAGAALAADLGADAHFVEADVADIEQVSALVSTAIDRFGGLHVMVNNAGVSGTMHRRFLDDDLADFDHVMRINVRAVMAGTRDAARHMSQHGGGSIINLTSIGGIQAGGGVMTYRASKAAVIQFTKSAAIELAHYEIRVNAIAPGNIRTAIVRKSATGEDLQKLEQFEAAIREQMRNDRPLKREGTIEDVAEAALYFATDRSRYVTGTVLPIDGGTVAGKAIVRKPKSEKPN
- a CDS encoding alpha/beta fold hydrolase → MVVSRFTDNGDVRLHFLDSGGDDGAAPIVFVPGMTCVAEDYAEVLPLFGRRTVVAELRGHGRSDAPADGYDLAALSSDVGAVVDAVTRGPVHLMTFSRGTSYGVDWALRNSARVRSLAIGDYIPEERLLPDGAPRRLLDGRWRGTPVRERLDCQAAMRTFRSARARSFWKELARLHVPLLAVRSGERFLVTDAQWARYRREFPDARLVEFDDSPHDIFRPDRARFPRLVREHTDRADARLG
- a CDS encoding TetR family transcriptional regulator: MTTARSVRAERASGTREAILAAAERLFAEHGVYAVSNRQVSEAAGQGNNAAVGYHFGTKLDLVRAIEQKHRVSIEQLLERMVAETADSTELRDWIACLVCSLTEHLDQLGNPTWYARFAAQALADPAYQKIVVKDALASPALQRVVDGITRCLPNLPMAVVTERNIMVRNLMMHTCADFERAFAEGADMSRTNWSSVASGLIDAIVGLWRAPITGRV
- a CDS encoding ferredoxin, producing the protein MKIVVDQDKCVSSGQCVLNAADVFDQRDEDGVVVLLDANPVGGHAESVRKAAAACPALAIRIEE